The sequence below is a genomic window from Paenibacillus sp. DCT19.
GCTTTTACTATATAAAATAAGGTATATTAATATTAGACTTCAGGTTACACGCAAGGCTGCGGAGGAGGAGAAATGTTTGGAATTTAAAGGAGCTATGGGCGGGATATACAGGCTTACAGAGTGGATTACACGACTTGCCGCAACCAACTTGTTGTGGGCTATTTGCTCGTCTCCATTCTTGTTTTTCATGATTATGAAGGTCTTAGTAATGCAACAGAACTTGGCTAATGAATCGTTGCAAATGAACTGGGCTATGGCGATTGTGGCACCGCTTACACTGTTCCCGGCAACCTCAGCTTTATTTACGGTTGTACGTAAATGGAATATGGGTGATACGGATGTGCCGATTTTCCGCACGTTCTTTGTGGGTTACAAAGAGAATTACAAACAAAGTTTGATCGGCGGTATATTCTATACGCTGCTTTTTGCCATTATGTATCTAGATTATACGGTTTACATGACACAGTTCAAAAATATGCAGCTCGTAGGTATTATTATGCTAGTGTTGCTGCTGTTGTTGTTCGTTTCACTGTTTAACTTTTTCTCAATGGTTGTGCACTATCATATGTCGATTGGATTGATTATCAAAAATGCAGTTTTGTTAACACTGATTAGACCGTTTCGTGTATTTTCGACCTTGCTGGGAAGTGGGTTGTTAATTTACATCGGCTCTAGATATCCAGTATTGTTTGTCTTCTTTATTGTAAGTATTATCGCTTGGTTCGCGTTCTTCAATTTCTATGCAACCTTCATGAAGATGCAAGAGCAAATGGAGAAAATGCAGAAGCAGAAGGAAGAAGAGGAAGCAGCACAAGCTGGAGAGTCTGTCGAAACAATTGAGGGTGCAGACCCTGCGGATGACAAAAACGAAACACTGCGAAAATAAAACATGCCCTGTCGGCATTTACTTTTTACACAGTTAGGGATATAATAATTGTACATCCTGCGATGTACGTTTCGGTTATTCGTTGTTTTGAACCAATGATGATGTCTTCGGGAGATCAATACAAAATGTTGCTGAAACGCCCTGTCTATACGACATGGGGACTTCAAATTCATTTTTGCGGCCACCCACCTGCCAAGCAGGTTCATAAGACAATGTAGCCGGACGGCATAGGCGGGTTTCTATGTTACAAGTACAGCACCCTGACAATTTCCTCTAATCCAGGAATATCAGGGTGCTTTTTTGTGAGAAGAATCGTATTTTTGTTAAAAATGCGGGTTACCCTTTTGTTACATCTTGAACAATGTTACACTAGAATACATAAATGGAACGGTTACACTCAAAGGAGGAAGGGTCTTGACCTTAAAGAGAACGCTCGTAGGTATCATCCGAAGCATGGAGGGAACCAGCGATCGAGCCAAGGATCCCAAATTAAAAACACGGTATTATAACCTATCTAAAGAGAGAGCGTGGGAAGAGGTTTCTTCTACACTTAAGAAAATTCCGGGTTATAAAGTGCTGCATGAAGTACCATCTGTTGGAGAGATCATCTTGGAGAAACGTACGACGTTTGGCCGAACAATGGATATCACCGTTTCTATTATTTCAGTTAGCCCTGTGCGTAGTGCGGTAGATATGTATTCTGCTTCACGTGGTTCACTTGGAGACCTGGGATCGAACTATCGTACCATTATGAATTTATTCTCTGTGCTTGATAAGAAGCTGGTAAAATACAAAACGAATGATTAGAGCGTGTCTGAAAACTCCGAAGGAAGCAGATATTGCCGAATTTTTGTTCCGAGTAAGGACGTTTTCCGCAGGCGTGCCGGGGCGCATCAAGGGAAAGTGACACAGTAGGGGCGAAAAGGTGAACTTCAGCGAGTTTTCAAACACGTCCTATATAGATGATGGCAAAACAAAAAGCGAGAGAAGGTGAGCCTTCCTCGCTTTTGTTCTGGGACGTGTATGACTTCTACAGCAGAGCTTTTACTGCAGCAATGGCTTGCTCGAAGTTAGGGGATTCTGTCATTTCAGGCAGATACTCCACATATGTAATCTTATCTTCGGCATCCACTACGAAAATGGAACGCATGTCCAGTTGGAATTCCTTGATCAGAACACCGTAGTTTTCGCCGAATGAGCGTGTTTTGTAATCAGACAGAGTAACAACGCGGTCTACGCCGGCTGCTCCGCACCACCGTTCCTGTGCGAACGGAAGGTCTACGCTTACAGTCAGGACAACTACGTTGTCTCCGAGTTCTCCAGCTTCAACATTGAAGCGACGAGTCTGCGCATCACATACGCCGGTGTCCAGGGAAGGAACAACGCTAATCAATTTAATTTTGCCTGCATAGTCTTTCAGGGATACTTCTTCAATCAGGTTTTTGCTGAGTGTAAAATCAGGAGCTTGGTCGCCTACTTTCAGTTCAGGTCCGATCAATGTGATAGGGTTACCTTTGAATGTAGCTGCGCCTGTACGTTCTTGTGCCATAATAATGTTCCTCCTTATTAATTGGTGATCCGTGCCAAAATCCATTATAATCTTTTATGAAAGACATTGTCCAATGTGGACGTAGTTTATTACGATGGATCAGATGAAAGCCGATCTGACAGGGTGGAGTGAAAGTAGAGTCGTATGATATTTATTAGGTATGAAAATTGGAAGAGTTATTTGAAGTTTTTCCTTTGACGTCAATGTTATTAGTTGCAAACGTAGTGATGTTCATTCTGTTGAGTTTAAACGGTGGTTCAACCAATCCTGTAACCTTGGTCGAGTGGGGGGCGTTAACGAACCTTCCAGTCTACTCGGAGGAGTGGTGGCGGTACTTTACGTCCATTTTCCTACACGCTGGATTCAGTCACCTGTTATTTAACAGTTTTGCTCTCGTTGTGTTTGCGCCTCCGATGGAGCGAATCCTCGGGTCAATCAGGTATGGTGTGTTGTACCTTGCCAGTGGTGTTCTGGGTAATGTACTTGCAATTGCTTGGTACAATTCAGTAGGACAAACAACCATATCCGTTGGCGCTTCTGGTGCGGTGTACGGTATTTATGGGGCGTTTCTGTATGTCGCGTTGTTTCAGCGAACGATCATGGATGAATCGTCGCGCAAAACGCTATATACGCTGCTTGTATTCGGAATTATATTCTCGTTCGCGATGTCGGGGATTAACTGGATGGCTCACTTGGGTGGATTGTTAGGTGGATTCTTTATCTACGGACTTATCATTCGGTTATGGCGTCCGCGGATGTTGAAGAGGTAATAAAGGGTGTTTCAAATGATCTGTAATCTTGGTATGCATGTAAGGATAAGTAGGGTATAGCAGAATGGAGCGATCAGGCTAGTGGAATTAAGACAGTTGCATTACTTTTTGAAAGTGGCACAGAAGGAGCATGTTACCCAAGCGGCAGAAGAATTGCATGTCGCGCAGTCTGCGGTAAGTCGTCAAATTCATCAACTGGAGGAAGAGCTCGGTGTTGATCTGTTTATGCAGAAGGGGCGGAATCTGCAATTGACTGCTGTGGGACAGCTCTTCTGTAAACGCATAGAAGGAATTTTAAAGGATTTGGACAAAGCAGTTGGAGAGGTCCATGAATTTTTGGATCCTGAGCATGGTGAGATTCGAATTGGCTTCCCGCACAGTCTGGGTATACATCTAATTCCTTCTGTGGTGGCCGCATTTCGCCAGCGTTATCCTAATGTTAAATTCCGTTTTAAGCAAGGCATGTTTCCTACCCTAATTCGTGACGTGCTATCGGCAGAAGTGGATCTGGCATTCATTTCTCCTTTTCCGGAGAAGCATGATCAGGTTGCAGGGGATATTGTACTTACGGAGGAATTGCATGCAATCCTTCCACCGAACCATACACTTGCCAATGAAGAAACGATTGCATTAGAGCAGCTGAAAGACGATAAGTTTGTGTTATTCAGCAAAGGCTACTCGCTGAGACCGATTGTATGGCATGCTTGTCTCGAAGCTGGATTCACACCCAAAATTGCCTTTGAGGGTGAAGAGACGGATACGATTCGTGGATTAGTTGCAGCAGGTATGGGAGTCAGCCTTCTTCCTGAGATGGCTCTGTTTCAGACCAATCCTTTGCAGCCTGCCCACGTAGCGATCTCCCATCCAAAAGTGACGCGTACGATTGGATTAATTCATCGAGCAGATGATAAGCTTCCGCTTGTGGCGCAGTCGTTCCGATCATTTTTATTAAATTATTTCGGTTTACAACAAAACAATACCCCATCCGGTTAACGGTGGGGTATTGTTTTGTTTATGTTAGATATTTGATTAGTCACGGCTGTTGAAAATACCGATGTAACGGATCAATTCAAGTAAGGAGATTAATGCTGCAGCAACGTAAGTCAGAGCAGCGGCGTTCAGTACCTTTGCTACACCTTTTTCTTCCTCGTTCCGAATATATCCTTCAGATACCATAATCTCACGTGCACGGTTGCTGGCGTTGAATTCTACCGGCAGGGTAATCAGTTGGAAAGCAACGGTAACGGAGAAGAAGATAATCCCAATCCCGACAAGATTCATAGCGTTGAAGAGGAAACCTGCGATAAGCAAGAACGGAGCTAGACCGGATGCAAAGTTCACGATTGGGAAGATCCGGTGACGCAATGCAAGCATTGGGTAGCTTTCTTTATGTTGAATCGCATGTCCAACCTCGTGACACGCTACCGAAACGGCTGAGATTGAATTTTCGTAATAAACGGGCTCTGACAAGCGAACGACCCGGTTCATTGGATCATAGTGGTCAGAGAGGGTTCCGCGAACAGGTTCAATCGGAACATCGTGCAAGCCGTTAGCGTCAAGCATGTGACGAGCGGCATCATAACCAGTCATTCCATTCAAGTTGGGTACTTCAGCCCAACGCCTAAAGGTACTTTTTACGCGGAATTGAGCCCATAAAGAGAGCAAAAACGCGATAATGATCAAAACGAACATACCGTTATTAAAACTCATATTCATTCCTCCACTTTCTAATAATAAGTTACATCATGGTGTTTTCGAGCAGAATTTTAAGTGCTTCCATCGTACCTGCGCTTTTCGTGAGCAGCCCTGCCATCATTTTGCGTGCTTGTACAGGTTTCATCTCGCCAAGGAGAGGTTTGAGCTCGTTAACCTCGCGCTCAAGCTGCTGCACGTGAAGTTCTAAGGTAGTCAGTTTATGGGCAACCTGCTCTTCAGTACTCACCAGACTCCACTTCTGAAGAGATTGTTTAATCTCGTCGAGACTATACTTCTCTTGTTTCATTTGTACAATACGTTCAAGTCTGGTTAAGGTTTCACTACTATAGAGACGATAATTTTTCTCTGTACGCTCTTCAGGGTCAATGAGCCCTAGTTTTGTGTAATAGTCAATCGTCCGTTCGCTTACACCCGCGGTCTTGGCAAGTTCGCCAATTCTAAATAGTTTCATATCCCCAATGATATTCACCTCGCTTGCAAGTTCAAATGTAGGGAATTGTAGATTCCACCTGCGGCTTAATACAGTTCGCCCAGTTTTTCTTACTAATAGATATGATACATGATCTTTAACCATACAGTCAAACGTTATGCTTT
It includes:
- a CDS encoding YesL family protein — translated: MEFKGAMGGIYRLTEWITRLAATNLLWAICSSPFLFFMIMKVLVMQQNLANESLQMNWAMAIVAPLTLFPATSALFTVVRKWNMGDTDVPIFRTFFVGYKENYKQSLIGGIFYTLLFAIMYLDYTVYMTQFKNMQLVGIIMLVLLLLLFVSLFNFFSMVVHYHMSIGLIIKNAVLLTLIRPFRVFSTLLGSGLLIYIGSRYPVLFVFFIVSIIAWFAFFNFYATFMKMQEQMEKMQKQKEEEEAAQAGESVETIEGADPADDKNETLRK
- a CDS encoding DUF1499 domain-containing protein, producing the protein MTLKRTLVGIIRSMEGTSDRAKDPKLKTRYYNLSKERAWEEVSSTLKKIPGYKVLHEVPSVGEIILEKRTTFGRTMDITVSIISVSPVRSAVDMYSASRGSLGDLGSNYRTIMNLFSVLDKKLVKYKTND
- the tpx gene encoding thiol peroxidase, giving the protein MAQERTGAATFKGNPITLIGPELKVGDQAPDFTLSKNLIEEVSLKDYAGKIKLISVVPSLDTGVCDAQTRRFNVEAGELGDNVVVLTVSVDLPFAQERWCGAAGVDRVVTLSDYKTRSFGENYGVLIKEFQLDMRSIFVVDAEDKITYVEYLPEMTESPNFEQAIAAVKALL
- a CDS encoding LysR family transcriptional regulator, producing the protein MELRQLHYFLKVAQKEHVTQAAEELHVAQSAVSRQIHQLEEELGVDLFMQKGRNLQLTAVGQLFCKRIEGILKDLDKAVGEVHEFLDPEHGEIRIGFPHSLGIHLIPSVVAAFRQRYPNVKFRFKQGMFPTLIRDVLSAEVDLAFISPFPEKHDQVAGDIVLTEELHAILPPNHTLANEETIALEQLKDDKFVLFSKGYSLRPIVWHACLEAGFTPKIAFEGEETDTIRGLVAAGMGVSLLPEMALFQTNPLQPAHVAISHPKVTRTIGLIHRADDKLPLVAQSFRSFLLNYFGLQQNNTPSG
- a CDS encoding zinc metallopeptidase; the encoded protein is MSFNNGMFVLIIIAFLLSLWAQFRVKSTFRRWAEVPNLNGMTGYDAARHMLDANGLHDVPIEPVRGTLSDHYDPMNRVVRLSEPVYYENSISAVSVACHEVGHAIQHKESYPMLALRHRIFPIVNFASGLAPFLLIAGFLFNAMNLVGIGIIFFSVTVAFQLITLPVEFNASNRAREIMVSEGYIRNEEEKGVAKVLNAAALTYVAAALISLLELIRYIGIFNSRD
- a CDS encoding MerR family transcriptional regulator → MKLFRIGELAKTAGVSERTIDYYTKLGLIDPEERTEKNYRLYSSETLTRLERIVQMKQEKYSLDEIKQSLQKWSLVSTEEQVAHKLTTLELHVQQLEREVNELKPLLGEMKPVQARKMMAGLLTKSAGTMEALKILLENTMM